The genomic region GGCTCGGGCGATCGCGGCGACCTCCGCCGCGTCCTTGACCCAGCGCATCCGGTCGACCGTGCCGAGGGGTACCAGCTCCGCGGGGGCGAATTTCTCCCGGAGCCTCTCTACCTGGGCGTACGGCACGAACTCGGACTCGAAACCGATGGACCTCGACGTCCGGCCCCTCACCGCGGCGGCGAGCGCTCCCAGCGGATCGCGGCCGCCCCGCACGACGGTGCATTCCGGCGCTTCATCGGCAGCCTGTTCTTCGTAGCGAAAGTCCACTCCGAGGAAGATCTCGTCCGGCGTGATGAGCGCGAGGCCGGCCGACCCGGTGAATCCCGTCACGTACCGGCGGTTTTCGTTTTTCAAAATGAGCAGCGCCCCAACGTCGGAGGACGCCAGCAGCTCTCGGGCCCGGGCCGTGTGCCCCCGGGCCGCGGTCCGGGTCTCGGCCTTCATCGATCCCCCGAGCCCCCACGCAGCAGGAACCGCTCCAGCAGCCGGACCAGGCGGGTCAGCATGAACTCTCTCTGGCCCTGCGGCCGCACCAGGATCGTATGCAATCCGAGCCTATTCCCTCCAAGGATATCGGTCAACAACTGGTCGCCGACCAGCGCGGTCGCCTCCGGCGTCGTTCCCATCACGGTCAGCGCCCGCCGCAGCGCTCCGCGGCGCGGCTTGAGGGCCCCCACGACGATCGGGAGGCCCAGTCGGTCGGCGATCGACATCACGCGGCTGCCCATGTTGTTGCTCACAATGCACAATCGGAGGTCCGCATCCTGCGCCGCCGCGATCCACACCGACAGCCGCGGACTGACTTCGTGGACGCCCCACGGAACAATGGTGTTGTCGAGATCCAGAATGACCCCGCGGATGCCCCGGGCCCGGAGCGCGATCAGGTCAATATCGTAGACCGTCGAGACCTGCGAGGATGGCCGGAGCCACCGCAGCACGCGTCCCCAGCGGTCTCGAGGCTCAGTGCGACGGTTCGCCTTGGCCCTCTGCCGGTCCGTCGGACACGCTCGGCACTTGGTCCTCCGTGTCTTCCTCCTCGGCGGCCTCGAAGGCCTGGCGAACTCGCTCAAACTCGGCGTCGTCCTCGATCGTGATGAGCGTGTCGTCCTCCATGCGGAAGATCACCGCCGTGTCCGAGTCTTCACCGCTCACCACCGGCTGCAGCACGGCATATCGCCGCTGGTCCACCTCGAGGACCTGCACCAGGCTGAATTCGTGCTCGACCCCGTCTTCATCGAGCAACGT from bacterium harbors:
- a CDS encoding YqeG family HAD IIIA-type phosphatase, translating into MLRWLRPSSQVSTVYDIDLIALRARGIRGVILDLDNTIVPWGVHEVSPRLSVWIAAAQDADLRLCIVSNNMGSRVMSIADRLGLPIVVGALKPRRGALRRALTVMGTTPEATALVGDQLLTDILGGNRLGLHTILVRPQGQREFMLTRLVRLLERFLLRGGSGDR
- a CDS encoding DUF1292 domain-containing protein — its product is MGGDEDLITLLDEDGVEHEFSLVQVLEVDQRRYAVLQPVVSGEDSDTAVIFRMEDDTLITIEDDAEFERVRQAFEAAEEEDTEDQVPSVSDGPAEGQGEPSH